The following nucleotide sequence is from Cydia splendana chromosome 11, ilCydSple1.2, whole genome shotgun sequence.
CATCCTCCTGAATACATCCGGCAATTCATGCACCTACGAGCGCGCACCAACTACATATCCTCCATCTTACGAGTCCGAAACGCTGTTACCAAGCACATACATGACTTCTACACATCTAAAGACTACATGCATGTACATACACCCATGTTAACTTCAAATGACTGTGAAGGGGCAGGTGAAGTGTTTAAGGTTCAGCCTGACAATGAGGAGACGGTCAAAGCCATGATGCAGGAAGGTAGAGATAGGGACGCTATTTACTTTGGCACTAAGACATTCCTGACAGTATCAGGACAGTTGCATTTAGAAGCAATATGCCGAGGCATGGGGAATGTATACACACTAGGGCCTACATTCAGAGCAGAGAACTCCCGTTCGAGGCTGCATTTATCGGAATTCTACATGTTAGAGGGAGAGATAGCATTCTGTGATAATATAAAAGATCTCCAATCACATGTAGAAGAATTactcaaatatgtatttataaagaCAAGAGACACAAATGAAGCTGATTTGTATTCTATAGACAAGGACAATAAAGCTCCTTTATGGTTAGATAAAGAGTTTATTACAGTAACTTACGAGGAGGCAAGAATATTATTAGACAAGAAAGGAATGAGTATAACTGAAGAAGGTATAAATAAGGAGCAAGAGCTGGCATTGGTAGATTACTGCAATGGTGTACCCGTGTTTGTGGTAAAATGGCCTAAGAATTTGAAATCATT
It contains:
- the LOC134794688 gene encoding asparaginyl-tRNA synthetase, with translation MWFKNLLKFRDFSKISNSSRNYTAIASVLEKANVGEFAEVKGWVKNLRVQKELIFADVTDGSSAKRLQIVIPKKLKTDALTYGSSVHITGKLSCSPRGQLELAADSVKVLGECVVADGYPFNPRTTHPPEYIRQFMHLRARTNYISSILRVRNAVTKHIHDFYTSKDYMHVHTPMLTSNDCEGAGEVFKVQPDNEETVKAMMQEGRDRDAIYFGTKTFLTVSGQLHLEAICRGMGNVYTLGPTFRAENSRSRLHLSEFYMLEGEIAFCDNIKDLQSHVEELLKYVFIKTRDTNEADLYSIDKDNKAPLWLDKEFITVTYEEARILLDKKGMSITEEGINKEQELALVDYCNGVPVFVVKWPKNLKSFYMKECEDDPNKVDALDLLTSITGELVGGSLREDNYDKLKSKLPSDSLGWYLELRKFGNIPTGGFGLGLERLLQSLCGVANIKDTLPFPRWPHNCSL